GAACGCATTTATTCAAGGGCTTCCCAAAGTAGAGTTGCATTTACATATTGAAGGTTCACTCGAACCTGAATTGCTCTTTCAACTCGCACAACGTAATGGTATCAACCTACCTTATTCGTCACCAGAACAACTAAGACGCGCGTATGAATTTGATGATTTGCAGTCTTTTCTGGATATTTACTATCAAGGTGCTGACGCATTGCGCACCGAACAAGATTTCTATGATTTAACATGGGCTTATTTAGAGAGATGCAAGGCCGATAATGTCATTCACACTGAAATTTTCTTTGATCCTCAAACGCATACTGAGCGTGGCATTGCATTTGATACTGTGATTAACGGTATCCATCGTGCGCTTGAGTGTGCGCAAAGAGAGCTAGGGATCTCCTCTCAAATTATTGCTTGTTTCTTGCGTCATTTGCCTGAAGAGAGCGCCATTCAAACATTCTCCGATGTTCTAAGGCATCAAGATAAGATCATTGGTGTTGGATTAGACTCCTCTGAATTAGGGCATCCACCAGAGAAATTTAAACGTGTCTTTCAGCAAGCGAAACAAGCCGGCTTTCTAACCGTTGCTCATGCAGGAGAAGAAGGGCCAGCTCAAAATATCGTGGATGCGATTGAAATGCTCAGCGTGAGTCGAGTGGATCATGGTGTGCAGTGCATGACAGATGAAGCTTTAATCGAACAACTGATTAAAACTCAAATGCCACTGACGGTGTGTCCATTGTCTAATATTAAATTGCGCGTATTCGATGTGATGGAAGACCATAACATTGTCGAACTGTTGAGAAAGGGTGTGGCCGTAACAATCAACTCGGATGACCCCGCTTATTTTGGCGGTTACATGTCGGATAACTTTAATGCGGTGAGTCAAGCTCATGAGATGACGCACCAAGAGTTAGCGCAATTCAGTTTGAATGCGATTGAAGCGAGTTTTATCGAGGAGTCATTAAAGCGGCGATATCGTGATGCGGTGTTGACCTATATCGCGTAGCTGGGTGCGGTACAGTATCGGGAGTCTGTTGTTTTACTTCACAAATGGCCAGTGATTGCTGGTCGTTTGGATATTTTCAGGTGCGACGGGAAGGGTTATTTTTACATAGTGATTGAATGTCTGTTGGGTTTCAGCATCAGACATGCCGACCCAAAATAGAGCCTTTCTGCTACGGTATCTCTCTGTGATTTGAGATCAAAAAATCCGTGACAACATTGGTGTTATCACGGTTTTATCATGCGATTTCACAGCGTTAGCGAGTGATTATTTAGCTTGTGCTGCTGCCGCTTCTAGTTGCTTAAGTTTGCCTTGAAGCATGTAGGAATTCTGGTTGAAGTTACCAGGGTTCAACACTTGGCTTTGTTGCATTGGGTAGTCAGGTAGTGTGTCCATGAACTCTTGTACTTTGCTGCCTACTGGTACAAATAGCCACATGTTGTCTGCCATCCAGCGTAGGTACATGCCCGATTCGTGCGGTGCTTTTTCGAATGGGTCAGCACGTAGGTGAACAACTTGAGGCCAGTTTGGTTGGAAACGTACAGCATCTGTGATGTTACCGTCCATTACAGCGAATGAGATCTTGAAGTCATTCCAACGAACTGCGTTTAGCTCAGCGTTTGCAGAGAAGTAAAGCATGCTATCACGAGGGCCTTTTTCTTCTTTACCTTGGAAGTAAGGCAGGAAGTTGTAACCATCTAGGTGTACACGCCAGTTTTTACCGTTGTAAGTTGCCCCTTTGTCAGACGCTAACTTCTCAACCACTTTATCATCACCAGCGGCTGCTAGTAGAGTCGGGATCCAGTCTTGGTGACCCATGATGTCGTTGATCTTCGTTCCCGGTTTGATAGTCCCCGGCCAGCGAACGAGCTGAGGAACACGCATACCACCTTCGTAAGTTGTCCCTTTCTCACCGTGGAAGTAAGTAGCACCACCATCAGGCCAAGATACGGTTTCTGCACCGTTATCGGTCGAGTAGATCACGATAGTGTTATCTGCGATCTTAAGCTCGTCAAGCTTGTCTAGAAGGATACCCACTTGGTCATCGTGCTCTAGCATGCCATCGGCGTAGATGCTGATACCAGATTTACCTTGGTATTTTTCCTGTAGACGAGTCCACACGTGCATGCGAGTGGTGTTGTGCCAGATAAAGAAGGGTTTGTCCGCTTTCACGGCTTTTTCCATGAATGCTAGAGACTCTTCTAGGAACTCTTCATCTGCGTGCTCCATACGCTTACGCGTCATAGGACCTGTATCTTCAATTTTACCGTCAGAAGTCGACTTGATTACACCACGAGGGCCGAAGTTCTTACGGAACTCAGGATCTTTAGGGTAGTAGTATGTCTCTGGCTCTTCTTCCGCGTTCAGGTGGTAAAGGTTACCGAAGAACTGGTCAAAACCGTGGTTTGTTGGAAGGTGTTTGTCTTGATCACCCATGTGGTTCTTACCGAACTGAGCCGTCATGTAGCCTTGTTCTTTAAGAAGATCCGCGATTGTTGGAGCCCAATCTGGGATACCGTGGTCAGAGCCCGGCATACCGATAGTCAGTAGACCTGTACGGAAAGGTTCTTGACCGGTTAGGAATGCAGCACGACCCGCTGTACACGATTGTTGACCATAGTGGTCAGTAAACAGTGCGCCTTCGTTAGCTATACGGTCGATGTTTGGTGTTTCGTAACCCATCATGCCGTTGTTGTATGCACTGATGTTGAATACACCAATGTCATCACCCCAGATAGCAAGAATGTTCGGTTTTTCTGCTGCTGTTACCGCTGAAGAAGCGGCCAATAAGCCAGCACTCAATGCCAGTTTATTCATTGTAGTACCCATAAGGACTCCGATTCACTTTAAAGATTAATGCGTTAGAGCAACACATCGTTGGGCAAACATTAATCTTTATAATCAGTTATGTCTTTTTATAGTGGTTATAACTAATTGTTATATTTGCTATCTAAGGGTTTGATTTGAATGGGTTTATGTTGAGTTGTGATTTACTGTTTAGCGTTGTGTTTATGCTGGCGATGTTTGCATACAATGACTTCAGCGTGTCGTTGGGTATTTAGTTGCCAATAAAAATGACCAAAAAGTTAATAGCTTAGCGAATCTCGCGATAGTTTAAAAAGTGAACTATACGTTGTAAGGCAGGATGCAAATAACTTACAAAGAGGTTTTTATGACAGCGAAATATGGCGTTAAACGTCGATTAGCGATTTTGGGTACTGCGATGATGGCGGCTTCGACCACCACATTTGCAGCTGAAAAACCGAACATTCTCGTCATTTGGGGGGATGATATTGGTCAATCTAATGTCAGCGCATACACCTTTGGCTTAATGGGGTATAAAACCCCGAACATTGATAGCATTGCCAAAGAAGGCATGATGTTTACCGATTACTACGCTGAGCAATCTTGTACCGCGGGGCGATCTACCTTCATTACGGGACAAAGTGTGTTACGAACGGGTTTGAGTAAAGTAGGTTTGCCGGGTGCAGACATTGGCTTACAAGCAGAAGACGCGACAATCGCAGAAATGCTGAAACCTATGGGTTACATGACCGGTCAATTTGGTAAAAACCACCTTGGCGATAAAGATGAATTTCTTCCTACAGCACACGGGTTTGACGAATTTTTTGGCAACCTTTACCACCTGAATGCTGAAGAAGAACCAGAAAATGAAGATTACCCAACTGACCCAGAGTTTCGTAAGAAATTTGGCCCTCGTGGCGTTATCAAGTCATTTGCTGATGGCAAGATTGAAGATACCGGCCCACTAACGCGTAAGCGTATGGAAACCGTCGATGAAGAAACACTAGATGCGGCACTTGATTTCATGGATCGCGCAGTAAAAGCGGACAAACCATTCTTCGTTTGGTGGAACGCGACACGTATGCACTTTAGAACGCATGTTCAGCCAGACAGTAAAGGCGTAACGGGAATCAGTAATTATGCCGATGGCATGGTTGAGCACGATCGACACGTAGGCCAACTATTGAAGCAAGTGGATGAGTTGGGAATCAAAGACAACACCATCGTTTTCTACTCAACGGATAACGGCCCTCACATGAACTCTTGGCCTGATGCGGGTACAACCCCGTTCCGTGGTGAGAAAAACACCAACTGGGAAGGCGCATACCGTGTACCAGCCATGGTTCGTTGGCCTGGTAAGATTGAACCTGGAAGCGTATCTAACGAGATCATGCACCATATGGACTGGATGCCAACCTTCGTTGCCGCTGCTGGTGATGACCAAATCAAAGAGAAACTACTCAAAGGTTATACTGCGGGTGATAAAACGTTTAAGGTTCACTTAGATGGTTATAACTTCCTTCCTTACTTAACGGGTGAAGAAGAAAAAGGTCGTCGTTCTGAGATCTTCTACTTTACCGATGATGGTGACTTAGCGGCGCTGCGTTACAACCAATGGAAAGCGGTGTTTATGGAGCAACGTGCAACGGGTACCATGCAAATCTGGGCTGAACCGTTCGTGACGTTACGTCTTCCTAAGCTGTTTAACCTACGTATGGACCCATACGAAAACGCAGACATTACATCGAACACATACTACGACTGGTTGTTAGACCATGCTTATATGTTCGTTCCAGCACAAGCGTATGTTGGCAAGTTCTTAGAAACCTTTGCTGAATATCCGCCGCGCCAAAAAGCCGCGAGCTTTAGCTTGGATCAGGTAATGGAGAAACTTCAGGAATCTCATAACAAGTAAATGATTGTTTGAGTAAAGCTGAATAGATAAAAAGAGCTCTTCGGAGCTCTTTTTATACTCATACCGATGAGAACATTCCCGGTCGTGAATATGAGTCACAACTATCGGGCTCACTGCCACTAAATAATTGTAAATTCGTTGTTTTTACGTCTACCTTTTTATACATAAGGATGTATAAAAACAAGGAATGTTATGTCTGCATGGTTGGGCTCGCTAGTGAACGGATTGAAACACCAGCGAGTTGCAGTATTATCCGCAATCTTGTCTCCACTGATGTTGTTGATACTCTGTGTCAATGCGTATGCCAATGAACAAGTGTCGTCAGTTGGCCGATACGCGCCGCATGCAATATCTCAAGCAAAATATGTCGGTTCCGAAGCTTGTGTTGATTGCCACAGTGAACAAGTCGAAGCGTGGCAGGGCTCTCATCATGATATGGCGATGAAGCACGCTACAGATGAATCGGTATTAGGCGATTTTAACGATCAAACAGTCACACATGACGGTAAACCCAACCGATTTTTTCGCAAGGGCGAAGAGTTCTGGGTCAATATCGAAGGGCCAGACGGCCAATTCAAAGATTACAAAATCAGCTATACCTTTGCCTTTGAACCGCTTCAACAGTACATGGTTGAGTTTGAAGACGGCCGTGTGCAGTTAATTCCCTTCGCTTGGGATTCTCGGACTGAGGGCGAAGGCGGACAACGCTGGTATCACCTCTATCCTGATACCACCAACACTGATGAATTTTACTGGACCAACAGCGGTCAAAACTGGAACTTCATGTGTGCCGATTGTCATTCAACGAATCTAGAGAAAAACTACGACAGCGCGAGCAACACTTATAATACTACTTGGTCGGAGATTAACGTCGGTTGTGAAGCCTGTCATGGCCCTGCGAGTGAGCATGTTGAACAGGCCCAGCAAACAAATAACCAGCTAGCCAAAGCCAACGGTGGAAAGGATGTTCAAGTCTCGGCGCATTATGGCTTTGATCGTGACTTGTCGAAGTCGGTCAAAGAGTGGATCTATCAAGAGGGTAATTCAACCCTGCAACCAAAAGACATCGTCCATACCAATCAAGTTCAAACCTGTGCTCAATGCCACAGCCGACGCACTCAGTTGAATGAAACGGGTGACCACGTGAACGAGTCATTCTTTGATAAGTATCGCCTGAGCTTAATTACTCCTGAGCTTTACCATAACGATGGTCAAATCTACGATGAAGATTATGTCTACGGATCTTTCCTTCAATCAGTGATGGCTGAAAAAGGCGTCACTTGTACTAACTGCCACGATCCCCATACCGCAGAACTAAAAATTGCGGAAGAAGCCGTGTGTAGCCAATGTCACATTGCATCAGAATATACGCCTGAGAAGCACACATTCCACGAAGCGAATACAGAGGCTTCACAATGTACGACTTGTCACATGCCAGAGACGACTTACATGGAGGTCGACCCAAGACGTGACCACAGTTGGCATATCCCACGTCCTGATATTAGCCAACACATCAAAACGCCGAACGTGTGTACTAGCTGTCATGAAGATCAAACTGACCAGTGGGCCGATAAGCAAATCGGTGAGTGGTTCCCTGATTCTAAGTATCGTAACCAGCAGCATTTTGCCGTGGCCTTTTATGCTGACTCAATAGGGCACCGAGGGGCAGAGGATGCGTTGGCGTATTCGGCTCAGGATTCCAGCTTAAGCAATATCATTCGAGCATCGAGCTTAGAACGTTTGGGCGGTAATACGGGCAAGAATACGCTGATCTCGCTGGCAAGAGCGGTGAAACACGATAATGAAATGATCCGTTTGGGTGTGGTGCAAGGCTCGTCTGGTTTCCCATTTACTGACCGTTGGCAGATTCTAGAACCGCTATTGAAAGACCCTGTATTGTCGATTCGTTCAGAAACCGCAGGCGCATTAGTGCGTTATTGGGGAGAAATGAACCCTCTGCAGAAAGACCAAATCAAGCCTGCATTGGAAGAGTACATTGAAATACAGCAATTTAATGCCGACAGAGGATTTGGACGTACTAACCTAGGCAACGTTTACCGGGATTTAGGTCAGCACGACAAAGCGATTGAGTTTTATCTAGGCGCTATCGAGATTGAGCCTTATTTCGAAAACAGCTACGCCAATTTAGCGGATTTGTATCGAGCGCAAGGTAACGAGGCAAAAGCGTTGTCGACCTTGAAGCAAGGTATTGAAGCTCAGCCTAAATCGAGTGTTTTGCCATACAGCACAGGATTGTCTCTGCTTCGTGTGAAAGATTACGAACAAGCAACGGACTACCTTAAACAAGCCGCTGAAACTGCGCAAACCAACCCTCAATATTGGTATGTGTACGGATTGGCTTTGGAAAAATCGGATGTGCTTGCGGCAAGTCAATCACTGCACAAGGCTTACCAATTTAGCCGCAATCCACAGCACCTGTATGCCCAGTGTGAAGTGTTGGCGCGAAACAGCCATATACCGGGCGTACCAAAGGCGTTTGAGCAATGTATTTCATCATTGAGCAAAGTGGCACCGCCGGAGGCCATTAACCAGTTGAAAGCTAGGTTTAAATAAAGCGATGAGGTGAGCTTGGCTATCGAGCTTATAACTAATAGTTATGGGGCTTGTGAGTAGGATGTACGCAGCCAGATTGAATTAAGGGAAGACCTATGAACCATGCGCAACAAGCAATAAACCAACTGATTGAACAAACAGAGAAAAGTGTTATCGGTCAGAGCCACGTCGTTCGGGCTCTGGTGATAGGGTTATTGACTAATGGGCACGTGCTTTTAGAGGGACTTCCCGGTACAGCGAAAACTCGCTCAGTAAAATCGCTGGCGAATCTATTGAACACCAGTTTTGGTCGAATTCAGTTTACGCCAGACCTGCTGCCATCTGATGTGACGGGCACGGAGGTGTATCAGGAGCTTGATGGCAAGCCTCAACTGCATTTCCAACCGGGTCCTATTTTTAACAGCATTGTATTAGCCGATGAAGTGAACCGTGCGCCTGCTAAAGTACAGGCTGCTCTGCTTGAAGCGATGGCGGAAGGGACGATTACGGTAGGTGGTCAAACTCACATCTTGCCAGATCTGTTTATGGTGTTGGCCACTCAAAACCCAGTTGAACAAGAAGGTACGTATCCACTGCCTGAAGCACAAATGGACCGTTTCATTATGAAAGTGACGGTTGACTATCCAGAAGATCAAGCTGAACGCGACATCATTCGATTGGTCCGCAGTGAAGAGTTGGGTAGCGAAACCAGTTCGGAATTAGTCACACCACAACATATTCAACCTGAGTTGGTGCTTGAGGCTCGCCGCCAACTTCCAGATATTGCGGTTTCCGATTTAGTTGAGAACTACATTGTGGCCTTGGTCATGGCGACACGAAAACCTGAACGTTATCCAGAATCCAATCTATCAAAATGGATTGAGATTGGCTCAAGCCCGCGTGCTTCCATCGCATTGGATAAATGTGCTCGCGCTTATGCATGGCTGCAAGGGCGTGACCACGTCACGTTGGACGATGTGCGTGCCATGTTGCCAACCGTATTGGGCCACCGATTCTCGTTGTCTTACGACGCATTGGCCGATGGCATTGACCATCAAAGAGTGGTTGAAGAACTGCTCGATAATGTTGAGATCGGATAACTAGGGGGCGTCATGGCGAAGCCAACACAAGCTCCCAAATCGCAAGGCCTTGATCCTCGACTGTATTGTGATTACTCAAGGTTAGTGCGAATTCACGCTCAAGCTGAGTCGTTTTCTCTACTGCCTCACCTAAAGGCGGGCAGCGTTCTGTCGGGGAGACACAATTCATTGTTCCGTGGTCGAGGCTTGAATTTCGAGGAGTTACGTCACTACCAATTGGGTGATGACATTCGCAACCTCGATTGGAAAGTCACGATGCGAACAGGTAAACCTCATGTTCGCAGCTATACCGAAGAGAAAGACCGTAATGTGATTATCTGTGTCGATCAGCGCAGTTCGATGTTCTTTGCTTCTCAAAACACCATGAAATCTGTTGTGGCGGCGGAAGTCGCTGCATTATGTGGATGGCGAGTGCTGAAAGACGGTGACCGTGTTGGCTTTGTTTTAGCTTCACATCAAAAGCTCTTTCATACTAAAGCGCAGCGTTCTCAATCTGACTTATTGGCTCAGTTAAAGCATCTTACCAAGGCTAATCAAAGCTTAGACGTGAGTGTGAGTGACAGCGAGGGAGTTGGGTTTAGCCAGTGGATTGAACTGATAAAGCGAATGAGACTCAAGCAGTCGACCTTAATTTTTATTAGTGACTGGCGAGATTGCCAAGAGCAACACCTTGACCGACTAAAACAACTGCAACAACACAACGACATCTTAGCCATTATGGTCACCGATCCATTAGAACAATCATTGCCTCAAGATCTGGCAAGCGCAAACTGGGTGGTGGGTGATGGTCGCTTTCAACTTAATCTGGATAGCCAATCTAAGGTTAACCTCGCAAGTGAAAGCCTTGCTCAAAAAGCGGCACTCCAGAAGCAGTCGCTTGCTCAATTGATGGCGATGAAAAACCTTCCTTATATCGAATTAGACACGTCAGGCAATCACATATCGCAGCTTCAAAAGCTGGTGGGAGGGCGCTAGATGGCCGTTGAACATACGCCTCCAAGTACTTATATTCTTCGCGATCTGCACGATGTCGCCATTCCCGAGAGCGTGAGCTGGATGCCGCAAACTATGGGTTGGAAGATCCTCGGCGTTATTCTGTTATTGGTCGCTATCTATCTGGCTTATCGTTTTGCGCAGAGATGGTGGAATAACCGTTATCGTAAAGAAGCGCTTCAAGAGCTCATGGTATTGGATGCAAGAGACAAAAACTCAACCGAACGAACCTTTAAAGTCCTCAAAGTGGTGCTTCGCTACCTAGACAGCAGCAATGCCAAGTTGTTTGGTCAGGCTTATGTGAACCGTTTGAACGCTTACCTGCCTGTTAGCGCTAACACCAGTGAAAACAGCAATGCGTTCTTTGCCGATGAAGTTTCGGAATTATGGATGCAGAGCCTAATTGACCCTAATGTGCGTTTGAGCTTTGAACAGCGTTTAGAAGTGATTCAAACCGCGATGATGTGGTTAAAGCTGCATAAACCCGATGTACAAACAAAACCGAATGTACAGGTAATGGCTGAGGGGCAAGACAATGTTTGATGTTTTATCTGCCAGCTTTGAATTTGCGCACCCGCTATGGTTTATCGCGCTGCCTCTGCCGTTGTTGGTCTACTTTGCCGTGCCAGCTTATCGAACTAAGCAAATGGCGATTAAGGTGCCATTTTTTCGAGAATTGGTTGAAGCGATTGGCGAAGCGCCGTCTGAAGGGGCAAGCCAGTTAACACCAAGCTGGTGGCAACGAACTACGCTCATTATTACCTGGGTATTGGTCGTGTGCGCGTTAGCGAAACCAACCATTCTTGGTGAGCCACAGGTTCGCGAACAATTGGGTCGTGATGTGATGGTAGTGGTCGATTTGTCTGGCTCAATGGCGGAGCAAGATTTCACCTCTAAGCAAGGCGATAAAACCTCTCGCTTAGAGGCGACCAAAGAGGTGTTAGCCGATTTTGTGAAAACCAGAAAAGGAGACCGACTCGGTTTGATCTTGTTTGGTGATGCCGCGTTTGTGCAAACGCCTTTTACCGCGGACCAAAATGTATGGCTTGAACTGCTTAATCAAACCGATGTGGCGATGGCAGGGCAAAGTACCCACTTGGGCGATGCAATCGGCTTGGCGATCAAGGTGTTTGCACAGAGTGAAAAGCAAAGTGCTGCCGTTCAAGATTCAAACGTCGATACCAATGAAAAAGAGAAAGTCGTGATCGTATTAACCGACGGTAATGATACAGGAAGTTTTGTTGAGCCTATCGATGCCGCAAAAGTCGCCAAGGCGAAAGGCGTTCGAATTCACGTGATTGCGATGGGCGACCCGCAAACCGTTGGAGAGGTTGCTCTGGATATGGAAACCATCAAGCGTGTGGCTCAAGAGTCTGGTGGCGAAGCCTTTGAAGCACTTAACCGCGATGAATTGACTAAAGCCTACGCTCAGATCGGTGAACTAGAACCACAGTTATATGAAAGTACCACTTATCGTCCTAAACAGGGACTGCACCATTACTTAATGGCGATTGTTGTTGTGATGTATTTGACCGCGTTCAGCTTAGCAACGATACGTCGAAGATCGCTGCTCGCTTCTTCGGCTAAGAATTTGAAAGGAGAGAGTGATGCCTGACTCTCTCACGATACAACAGTTTTTTACCCAGTTTCATTTTATCCGACCATTGTGGTTGTTGGCCTTTATCCCAATGTTTTTCCTGTTATGGGTTCGTTGGAGAGCAGAGACAAAACCAACGTGGAAAGACATTCTACCGGCACATTTACGTGATGCATTGACGATTGGCGAAACAGGCTGGCGCAAGCAACTGCCGTTGAAGCTATTGGTGGTGATTGTGACTATCGCCATCATTATCTGTTCTGGCCCAACATGGCAACGTGAAGCATCGCCATTTGGTGAAGATAAAGCGTCGATGTTGGTTGTGCTCGATAATAGTGAATCTATGCTCGCTAAGGATTTGCCTCCAAGTCGCTTGGAACGATCTAAGCAGAAAATTAGAGACTTATTGGCAGCTCGAAAAGGCGGTAATACTGGCTTGGTGGTTTATGCCGGTAGTGCACACGTCGCGATGCCCGTCACTCAAGACAGCAAGGTGTTTGAACCGTTTCTTGCGGCTATCACACCCGACATCATGCCGGTTTCAGGTAAATCAGCAGAAGAAGCGCTGCCACTCATAAATCAGCAACTGTCTGGTGAGTTAGGTTCGTCAGTGTTGTTGGTATCAGATGGTGTGAATCCAAGTACGACGCGAGCTTTTGAAACCTTTTTCAACGAAAACCCATATCAGTTGCTTATTTTGGCTGCCGGAAATCGCGATGTGGTGAGCGATAACCCAGTCGACCTCGATTCATTGCGCAATTTAGCAAACAAGACCGGTGGTCGAGTGATTGAGGTGACCGTTGACGATTCGGATATTCAACAACTGAATCAAGCGGTCGAAAGAAACATGCAACTTAACGGTGAATCTTCTATGCCATGGAAAGATATGGGCTATGGCCTGCTTATTCCAATGGCGATCATCATGTTGTTGTGGTTCAGAAAAGGGTGGCTGGTGCAGTGGTGTGTCGTTGGTTTAGTGATTTCGGGCAGCATTTATTCACCAAGCACTTTGGCGAAAACAGTCAACTTAACTGCTGAGAAACCCGTTGTGGTGGAGTCGCTTACCGCTTGGGATAAGACCGCTCAATGGTGGTGGGATTTATGGTTAACGCCAGACCAACAAGGTCAACGTTTGTTGAACCAGAAGGAATACCTTCAAGCGGCCAAACATTTTACTGACCCAATGCGAAAGGGCGCGGCTTATTACTATGCTCGTGATTTTAAGCTCGCTCACAGTGCATTCCTGCAAACCAAAACTGACCTTGGTTTGTACAACGCGGCGAGCGCGTTAGCCAGGCAGCGTGAATACCTTGCCGCGCGAGACCTTTTGAAATCATTAAGCGAGAAAGAGGATCTGTCACCAGAACTAAGAACGGATGTGGAGAACAATCTTGCTGTGCTTAGTGGGATTGTCGAAGAGGTTAACCGAACCAGCGAAAGCCAATCTGGGACCACAGATGGCCCTGAAGAGTCTTTAGAACTCGAAGACGATCAGCCGCGAACGGGTGATGGCGCTGAAGAAGAAACGGTAGCGGAATTGATGCTCAAGGAAACGCTGAACGCCAATGAAATCTTGGGCAGCCAAGAGCTTGCCGACAAGTGGTTAAAACGCGTCGAAGCTGACCCTAAGTTCTTCTTGAAGTCGAAATTTCAAATTCAATTAAGAGACCCTGCACCTTCGATAGAACAGACACCGAAACAGGCATCAAAACAGGAGCAAGCACAATGAGTCGATACGATTTAGCTCTTGAAGCGATTCAATCAAAGGGAGTGCGATTCACAGCTCGTACATGGTTGCTGTCGATGACTCTGATGTTGAGTTGGTTTTTTCCTGCTGTTGCTTCTGCTGCCGATATCTTCGATCTGCAAAAAAGTGGTGATGTGGAGCTTATCGCTTGGATTGGTGAGAAACCCGAGTCAGGCGACAAGATAACGCCGACCAAAGTCAGCGTAAATGAGCAGGTGATTCTGAACATTGAGGTGGCGACGCCGCGCTGGTTAACAGGAGGGACTCGAATCGGCAGTATCGAAATCCCTAACGTGATTGCTAAGCAGCGCAACCAACTCGCGACAAACTACACGGAACGAGTCAATGGCACGACATGGTCACGTCAGCGTTGGGAAGTGACACTCTATCCGATGATTTCTGGTGAGTTTGTTATTCCAACCATACCCGTTCGTATCCAAGTTTCTGCTCCTGGTGGTTCAAACGTGGGTGGTACGCTTTACACGCAACCCATTAAGTTTGAAGCTTCATTACCTTCAGGTTTGTTAAGTGATGAATCGCCTTGGTTTTCTGCAACCGATGTGGATGTTGAACAGGAATGGCAACGTTCGAATGAAAGCTTGAAAGTTGGCGATGCGGTTACTCGTACCGTGACGATCAAAGCCAAAGACAGCTTGTCTGTGTTGTTGCCAGATGTGCTAACCAACGAGTCCACTCAACAGTTCCAAGCTTACCCACAGCCCAACCGTTTGGATGATACACAAGAACGTGGTGATTACCGTTCTAGTCGAGTTGAAGAAACGGTTTATGTAATTCAACAAGGTGGCGAGTTTACGCTCCCAGAGTTTTCATTTCAGTGGTGGGACAGCAAAAATCAACGCCTTGAAAGTGTTGTCATAAAGGGTGAGGTGTTTGAAGCAAAACACACGCTCCAATCTTTCATCAAGGCCTACATGTCGGTGTTTATTATGGTTGGTTTTACGTTGTTAGCCTGCATTGCGTTGATTGTC
The DNA window shown above is from Vibrio artabrorum and carries:
- a CDS encoding AAA family ATPase encodes the protein MNHAQQAINQLIEQTEKSVIGQSHVVRALVIGLLTNGHVLLEGLPGTAKTRSVKSLANLLNTSFGRIQFTPDLLPSDVTGTEVYQELDGKPQLHFQPGPIFNSIVLADEVNRAPAKVQAALLEAMAEGTITVGGQTHILPDLFMVLATQNPVEQEGTYPLPEAQMDRFIMKVTVDYPEDQAERDIIRLVRSEELGSETSSELVTPQHIQPELVLEARRQLPDIAVSDLVENYIVALVMATRKPERYPESNLSKWIEIGSSPRASIALDKCARAYAWLQGRDHVTLDDVRAMLPTVLGHRFSLSYDALADGIDHQRVVEELLDNVEIG
- a CDS encoding DUF58 domain-containing protein, yielding MAKPTQAPKSQGLDPRLYCDYSRLVRIHAQAESFSLLPHLKAGSVLSGRHNSLFRGRGLNFEELRHYQLGDDIRNLDWKVTMRTGKPHVRSYTEEKDRNVIICVDQRSSMFFASQNTMKSVVAAEVAALCGWRVLKDGDRVGFVLASHQKLFHTKAQRSQSDLLAQLKHLTKANQSLDVSVSDSEGVGFSQWIELIKRMRLKQSTLIFISDWRDCQEQHLDRLKQLQQHNDILAIMVTDPLEQSLPQDLASANWVVGDGRFQLNLDSQSKVNLASESLAQKAALQKQSLAQLMAMKNLPYIELDTSGNHISQLQKLVGGR
- a CDS encoding DUF4381 domain-containing protein, encoding MAVEHTPPSTYILRDLHDVAIPESVSWMPQTMGWKILGVILLLVAIYLAYRFAQRWWNNRYRKEALQELMVLDARDKNSTERTFKVLKVVLRYLDSSNAKLFGQAYVNRLNAYLPVSANTSENSNAFFADEVSELWMQSLIDPNVRLSFEQRLEVIQTAMMWLKLHKPDVQTKPNVQVMAEGQDNV
- a CDS encoding vWA domain-containing protein; this translates as MFDVLSASFEFAHPLWFIALPLPLLVYFAVPAYRTKQMAIKVPFFRELVEAIGEAPSEGASQLTPSWWQRTTLIITWVLVVCALAKPTILGEPQVREQLGRDVMVVVDLSGSMAEQDFTSKQGDKTSRLEATKEVLADFVKTRKGDRLGLILFGDAAFVQTPFTADQNVWLELLNQTDVAMAGQSTHLGDAIGLAIKVFAQSEKQSAAVQDSNVDTNEKEKVVIVLTDGNDTGSFVEPIDAAKVAKAKGVRIHVIAMGDPQTVGEVALDMETIKRVAQESGGEAFEALNRDELTKAYAQIGELEPQLYESTTYRPKQGLHHYLMAIVVVMYLTAFSLATIRRRSLLASSAKNLKGESDA
- a CDS encoding vWA domain-containing protein; the encoded protein is MPDSLTIQQFFTQFHFIRPLWLLAFIPMFFLLWVRWRAETKPTWKDILPAHLRDALTIGETGWRKQLPLKLLVVIVTIAIIICSGPTWQREASPFGEDKASMLVVLDNSESMLAKDLPPSRLERSKQKIRDLLAARKGGNTGLVVYAGSAHVAMPVTQDSKVFEPFLAAITPDIMPVSGKSAEEALPLINQQLSGELGSSVLLVSDGVNPSTTRAFETFFNENPYQLLILAAGNRDVVSDNPVDLDSLRNLANKTGGRVIEVTVDDSDIQQLNQAVERNMQLNGESSMPWKDMGYGLLIPMAIIMLLWFRKGWLVQWCVVGLVISGSIYSPSTLAKTVNLTAEKPVVVESLTAWDKTAQWWWDLWLTPDQQGQRLLNQKEYLQAAKHFTDPMRKGAAYYYARDFKLAHSAFLQTKTDLGLYNAASALARQREYLAARDLLKSLSEKEDLSPELRTDVENNLAVLSGIVEEVNRTSESQSGTTDGPEESLELEDDQPRTGDGAEEETVAELMLKETLNANEILGSQELADKWLKRVEADPKFFLKSKFQIQLRDPAPSIEQTPKQASKQEQAQ